A section of the Pelagicoccus albus genome encodes:
- the nifH gene encoding nitrogenase iron protein — protein MRKIAIYGKGGIGKSTTTQNTVAALAEMGKKIMVVGCDPKADSTRLLLGGLAQRSVLDTLREEGEDVELEDIRSEGFSNSLCVESGGPEPGVGCAGRGIITSINMLEQLGAYDEEQELDYVFYDVLGDVVCGGFAMPIREGKAEEIYIVCSGEMMAMYAANNICKGIMKFAETGVVRLGGLICNSRNVDRERDLIEEFARRLGTQMVHFVPRDNDVQRAEINRKTVIDWNKDVNQANEYRTLAKNIDKNEMTVIPTPLEIEELEALLMEYGLFN, from the coding sequence ATGCGCAAGATCGCTATCTACGGCAAGGGGGGTATTGGAAAATCCACTACCACTCAAAACACCGTAGCTGCTCTCGCAGAAATGGGCAAAAAGATCATGGTCGTAGGCTGTGATCCGAAGGCAGACTCCACTCGCCTCCTCCTAGGTGGCCTAGCTCAACGTTCAGTTCTTGATACGCTCCGCGAAGAAGGCGAAGACGTTGAACTCGAAGATATCCGCAGCGAAGGATTCAGCAACTCTCTCTGCGTAGAGTCTGGCGGTCCTGAGCCAGGAGTTGGCTGTGCCGGTCGCGGTATCATCACCTCCATCAACATGCTCGAGCAACTCGGAGCATACGACGAAGAGCAAGAGCTCGACTACGTATTCTACGATGTACTCGGTGACGTTGTTTGCGGTGGATTCGCAATGCCAATCCGCGAAGGTAAAGCGGAAGAAATCTACATCGTTTGCTCCGGCGAAATGATGGCGATGTACGCTGCCAACAACATTTGTAAGGGTATCATGAAGTTCGCCGAAACGGGTGTTGTACGCCTCGGTGGCCTCATCTGCAACAGCCGTAACGTTGACCGCGAACGCGACCTCATCGAAGAGTTCGCCCGCCGCCTCGGCACTCAGATGGTTCACTTCGTACCTCGCGACAACGACGTTCAACGCGCCGAGATCAACCGCAAGACGGTTATCGACTGGAACAAGGACGTCAACCAAGCCAACGAGTACCGCACTCTCGCGAAGAACATCGATAAGAACGAAATGACCGTCATCCCAACTCCGCTCGAGATCGAAGAACTCGAAGCGTTGCTCATGGAATACGGCCTCTTCAACTAA
- a CDS encoding sigma-54-dependent Fis family transcriptional regulator produces the protein MNEHASCSVGSCSLAKEGPPLALLNTANGINCRSVQELGLLFSVSQTLEKSLDLGDIIRPALNRLRSFLGLNRGSIAIRNRDTGGFLLAEAVGLQDDVSPDIYLQFIRPIVVRTMEKGDPVIVPKLEEWTKDKDIESHVLEPLLIAQGIGLVSVPLRTDDEVIGALSIECSNSGNGWESTVRILTMIASIVAQAARVRRDAAEQLQSLRAENERLQEEIAHGFRPNNMIGNSSIMKTVYYHIEQVANSSTSVLVRGESGTGKELVAKALHEKSPRKKKPFVKFNCAALPDSIIESELFGHEKGAFTGALAMRKGRFEAADGGTIFLDEIGDISQSTQIKLLRVLQEREFERVGSQETRRVDVRVVAATSRNLEEMIEEGAFREDLYYRLNVFPIYMPPLRERKCDILMLADHFIDKFSKRLGQKRTRISSAAIDMLVSYHWAGNVRELENCIERAVLLAKGQSIKAHHLPPTLQKKTKAESSEVATLEDAVQALEREMIVDALKETGSNLAEAARRLGITERKAGLRVKKYGIDLARFKN, from the coding sequence ATGAACGAGCATGCAAGTTGTAGCGTTGGATCGTGTTCCCTGGCCAAAGAAGGCCCGCCCCTCGCTTTGCTAAATACAGCTAACGGAATAAACTGCCGATCGGTGCAGGAGCTCGGCTTATTGTTTTCCGTTAGTCAGACACTCGAAAAAAGTTTAGACTTAGGGGATATCATCCGTCCGGCTTTGAATCGGTTGCGCAGTTTCCTGGGATTGAACCGTGGAAGTATCGCTATCCGAAATCGTGATACAGGCGGATTTCTTTTAGCGGAGGCCGTGGGACTGCAGGACGACGTATCGCCGGACATCTATTTGCAGTTCATCCGTCCCATCGTAGTGCGGACTATGGAGAAGGGCGATCCGGTGATCGTCCCGAAACTGGAGGAGTGGACTAAGGATAAGGATATAGAGAGCCACGTTCTTGAACCGCTGCTTATTGCGCAGGGGATCGGTCTGGTAAGCGTACCGCTACGTACGGATGACGAAGTCATCGGGGCTCTCAGTATCGAGTGTTCGAATTCAGGTAATGGCTGGGAGTCGACGGTACGAATTTTGACTATGATCGCTTCGATCGTCGCTCAGGCGGCTCGAGTGCGAAGGGATGCCGCAGAGCAACTTCAGAGTTTACGGGCGGAGAATGAGCGGCTGCAGGAGGAAATCGCCCATGGCTTTCGACCAAACAACATGATCGGCAATTCCAGCATCATGAAAACGGTCTATTACCACATCGAGCAGGTGGCCAACAGTTCGACATCGGTTTTGGTTCGTGGGGAAAGCGGCACCGGCAAGGAGCTGGTCGCGAAAGCGCTTCATGAAAAGAGCCCTCGCAAGAAGAAGCCGTTTGTGAAGTTCAATTGTGCCGCTTTGCCGGACTCCATCATCGAGAGCGAGCTCTTCGGTCATGAGAAGGGAGCCTTCACCGGGGCGCTCGCCATGCGCAAAGGGCGTTTCGAAGCCGCAGACGGAGGTACTATTTTCTTGGATGAGATTGGTGACATTTCGCAATCCACCCAGATTAAGCTCCTTCGTGTTCTTCAGGAACGGGAGTTCGAACGAGTTGGCAGCCAGGAGACCCGTCGCGTCGATGTGCGCGTGGTTGCAGCTACCAGTCGGAACCTCGAAGAGATGATCGAAGAGGGGGCTTTCCGTGAGGACCTTTATTACCGCTTAAACGTTTTTCCCATCTACATGCCGCCGTTGCGGGAGCGCAAATGCGACATCCTCATGCTAGCCGATCACTTTATCGATAAATTTTCGAAGCGTCTGGGCCAGAAGCGGACTCGCATCTCTTCTGCTGCCATAGACATGCTGGTGAGCTATCACTGGGCCGGAAACGTCCGCGAGCTGGAGAATTGTATCGAACGCGCGGTGCTGCTGGCGAAGGGGCAGAGTATCAAGGCTCACCATCTTCCACCGACGCTGCAGAAGAAAACTAAGGCGGAATCGTCCGAGGTCGCGACTTTGGAGGATGCGGTGCAAGCTCTGGAGCGCGAAATGATCGTGGATGCGCTGAAGGAGACCGGGAGCAATTTGGCGGAAGCTGCCCGACGCTTGGGCATCACGGAGAGAAAAGCGGGTCTTCGCGTCAAGAAATACGGTATCGACTTGGCTCGCTTCAAAAATTGA
- the trpB gene encoding tryptophan synthase subunit beta: MSASPEIKNDKSALPDEHGRFGQFGGSYVPETLVTALEDLTKEYEAAKKDPEFQKELAFYLKEFAGRPTGLYYAERLTEELGGAKIYLKREDLLHTGAHKINNAIGQALLAKRMGKKRVIAETGAGQHGVATATVCARFGLECVVYMGAVDMERQKLNVFRMRLCGAEVRGVESGQKTLKDAVNEAMRDWVTNVRDTHYILGSALGAHPYPMMVRDFHKIIGEETRKEILEKEGRLPDELVACVGGGSNAIGLFYDFLDEEGIRMVGVEAGGRGIKLGEHAARFEGGRLGVLQGSKTYILQNPDGQIELTHSISAGLDYAAIGPEHAYYRDTGRIDYAYATDEAVLEAFKTLSRTEGIIPALESSHAIAYVLKRAPEMDKDKIIVMSLSGRGDKDVSQVAQMLGADV; this comes from the coding sequence ATGAGCGCAAGCCCCGAGATCAAGAACGACAAGTCAGCTTTGCCCGACGAGCACGGGCGTTTTGGCCAGTTTGGAGGAAGTTATGTTCCCGAAACTCTTGTCACCGCACTAGAGGACCTGACCAAAGAGTACGAGGCTGCCAAAAAGGATCCTGAGTTTCAGAAGGAGCTAGCCTTTTACCTCAAGGAATTCGCGGGACGCCCCACTGGTTTGTACTACGCTGAAAGGCTGACCGAAGAACTCGGCGGGGCTAAGATCTATCTGAAGCGGGAAGACTTGCTGCATACTGGAGCCCATAAGATCAACAACGCCATCGGGCAGGCTCTGCTGGCTAAACGGATGGGCAAAAAACGAGTGATCGCGGAGACGGGAGCCGGCCAACACGGGGTGGCTACTGCAACCGTTTGCGCCCGTTTCGGACTCGAGTGTGTGGTTTATATGGGGGCGGTCGACATGGAGCGGCAGAAGCTCAACGTTTTCCGGATGCGCCTTTGCGGAGCGGAAGTTCGTGGCGTGGAAAGCGGACAAAAGACTCTGAAGGACGCGGTGAACGAGGCGATGCGCGATTGGGTGACTAATGTTCGCGACACGCACTATATTTTAGGTTCGGCCCTGGGCGCCCACCCATACCCCATGATGGTGCGCGATTTTCACAAGATAATCGGCGAGGAGACTCGAAAGGAAATCCTGGAAAAGGAAGGCCGGCTCCCCGACGAATTGGTAGCTTGTGTGGGAGGCGGAAGTAATGCTATCGGCCTATTCTATGATTTTCTCGATGAAGAGGGCATTCGCATGGTGGGAGTGGAAGCCGGGGGTCGCGGCATCAAGCTCGGCGAGCATGCGGCCCGTTTCGAGGGAGGTCGCCTCGGAGTGCTGCAAGGATCGAAGACTTACATTTTGCAGAACCCGGACGGGCAAATCGAGTTGACCCATTCTATCTCTGCGGGCCTCGACTATGCAGCTATCGGACCGGAGCACGCCTATTATCGAGACACGGGACGAATTGATTACGCCTATGCAACCGACGAGGCTGTGCTAGAGGCTTTCAAGACGCTGAGTCGCACGGAAGGGATTATCCCTGCCTTGGAGTCCAGCCACGCGATCGCTTACGTACTCAAACGAGCTCCAGAAATGGATAAGGATAAGATCATCGTGATGAGTCTAAGTGGCCGTGGAGATAAGGATGTGAGCCAAGTTGCCCAAATGCTTGGCGCTGATGTTTAG
- a CDS encoding YicC/YloC family endoribonuclease, with protein MNSMTGFGRCEVAKDGVVVSLRVSSVNRKNLEVVCSLPKELQQLERKVQEKVRAVAARGRFQFSLDVRQQGSSSVGLPTDEQIDSVLERLKSIAERHGASFVVDADLLVQVSRLLEKEDAGLPEKTAEALLFQAVDTALQELVTMREKEGEALKADLESRGQTLKSLVDQVREQAPGMVDKYRENLLARLEQGGLEVDINDDRVLREIALFADRCDISEEITRLDSHLEQFVELINKGEPVGRPLEFLLQEVGREINTSGSKATSIEVSRLVLELKNELERIREQVANVE; from the coding sequence ATGAATAGCATGACAGGATTTGGCCGCTGCGAAGTGGCAAAGGACGGGGTAGTTGTTTCGCTACGCGTAAGCTCGGTCAACCGTAAGAATTTGGAAGTGGTATGCTCGCTGCCCAAAGAACTTCAGCAGCTTGAACGCAAGGTGCAGGAGAAGGTTCGAGCGGTCGCGGCTCGTGGACGTTTCCAGTTTTCTTTAGACGTTCGCCAGCAAGGTAGCAGCAGCGTCGGCCTGCCTACCGACGAGCAGATCGATTCGGTCTTGGAGCGTCTCAAGTCGATCGCAGAGCGGCATGGGGCTAGTTTCGTAGTAGATGCGGACCTACTTGTGCAGGTGTCGCGGCTGCTAGAGAAAGAGGATGCGGGTCTTCCAGAGAAAACGGCGGAGGCACTTTTGTTTCAAGCTGTGGATACCGCTTTGCAGGAGTTGGTGACTATGCGTGAAAAAGAAGGCGAGGCCCTGAAGGCAGATCTCGAATCACGTGGTCAAACCCTGAAATCCTTAGTGGATCAAGTACGGGAGCAAGCTCCTGGCATGGTGGACAAGTATCGTGAGAATCTTTTGGCTCGCTTGGAACAAGGAGGTTTGGAGGTCGATATCAATGACGACCGCGTTTTGCGGGAGATCGCCCTTTTTGCAGATCGTTGCGATATCTCCGAAGAGATTACCCGACTCGACAGCCACTTGGAACAGTTCGTTGAGCTTATCAATAAGGGTGAGCCTGTCGGACGTCCACTGGAGTTTCTTCTGCAAGAGGTCGGTCGAGAGATAAACACCAGTGGAAGCAAGGCTACCTCGATTGAAGTGTCGCGCTTGGTGCTAGAATTGAAGAACGAGCTTGAGCGGATACGCGAGCAGGTTGCTAACGTCGAATAG
- the lspA gene encoding signal peptidase II produces the protein MSKFSKYRLLLTLAAAVLLLDQATKLWVVNTLPYEGAFFPPESIEVIPGFFNIVWVTNTGAAWSMFSGHIWPLTAVGFLALGLLFFFRKALELHLPKIQLSYGLIIGGIIGNMIDRIRIQKVIDFLDFHYGDYYFPSFNIADSGITVGVALYIIFSFRSNEKTPEEIQKENEEAVFNAAENSGDEAESSDSLEENAPSNPLKQEDKA, from the coding sequence GTGTCAAAGTTTTCCAAATACAGGCTGCTGCTCACCTTGGCAGCAGCCGTTTTGCTTCTAGACCAAGCCACTAAACTCTGGGTAGTAAACACGCTCCCCTACGAGGGAGCCTTCTTCCCGCCTGAGAGCATAGAAGTCATACCGGGCTTCTTCAACATCGTCTGGGTCACCAATACCGGAGCAGCGTGGTCCATGTTTTCCGGCCACATCTGGCCACTCACCGCGGTCGGATTCCTAGCCCTCGGCCTTCTCTTCTTTTTCCGAAAGGCCCTAGAGCTTCATCTGCCAAAAATCCAGCTGAGCTACGGACTTATCATTGGCGGAATCATCGGAAACATGATCGATCGGATTCGTATTCAGAAAGTCATAGATTTCCTAGATTTCCATTATGGGGATTACTACTTCCCCAGTTTTAACATCGCCGACTCAGGAATCACGGTAGGAGTGGCTTTGTATATAATCTTCTCTTTTCGATCCAACGAAAAGACACCAGAGGAAATCCAGAAGGAAAACGAAGAAGCGGTATTCAACGCAGCAGAGAATAGCGGCGATGAAGCCGAGAGCAGTGACTCTCTTGAGGAGAACGCCCCATCAAACCCTCTGAAACAAGAGGACAAAGCCTAG